The following proteins are encoded in a genomic region of Deltaproteobacteria bacterium:
- a CDS encoding gamma-glutamylcyclotransferase, which yields MNREDTTEWVFAYGSNLHIPDLRGWLRHYGYSDQGIIQVIPARLGDYELVWNYYSPVRKGGAANVRPAKGSHVLGALLEITPDTLPGIDKKEGHPARYCRGENRVCVNAIYDKKSYAAWVYEVKPAYQTPEPTAPTQTYLDIMLDGIQQIGLEASWSKEVKRGIPK from the coding sequence ATGAATCGAGAAGACACCACAGAGTGGGTCTTTGCCTATGGATCCAACCTTCATATCCCAGATCTCAGGGGCTGGTTGCGCCATTATGGCTACAGCGATCAAGGCATCATCCAAGTTATCCCCGCTCGTTTAGGCGATTACGAGCTGGTCTGGAACTACTACTCACCCGTCCGCAAAGGCGGCGCGGCCAATGTGAGACCAGCCAAAGGCTCCCACGTTCTCGGGGCTCTTCTGGAAATCACGCCCGACACATTACCCGGAATCGATAAAAAAGAGGGTCATCCCGCTCGGTATTGCCGGGGCGAAAACCGCGTCTGCGTTAATGCAATCTACGACAAAAAGTCATATGCTGCGTGGGTTTACGAGGTTAAGCCCGCTTATCAAACCCCCGAGCCCACAGCACCCACGCAAACCTACCTCGACATTATGCTCGACGGTATCCAGCAAATTGGCCTCGAGGCTTCATGGTCGAAAGAGGTGAAAAGAGGCATTCCAAAATAG